Proteins from a genomic interval of Phlebotomus papatasi isolate M1 chromosome 3, Ppap_2.1, whole genome shotgun sequence:
- the LOC129807157 gene encoding carbohydrate sulfotransferase 11, producing MKIRMKSISIITINKTPKKTMNQSGSRGKRSVLKRRLIVCLKVILAITVFSLYVAVLLRESLQAMEEGKARMTSRIAKNSHRTAKILIHHTLKSTTNHSVAISHPTKPTTLNPIYEYSEEVNAAAEKDFAGRKNHLWDTCIRRGMVGVYPPNAWEFFISPGHGLAWCNVFKAASSSWMYYFNILGGYNLAYLQRTKTSPLELARQRFPRPTLPELADSLANSISFLIVREPFERLLSAYRNKIEGFRNKYYKILAEQIVKKYRKTPKTKDSSGPTFKEFLTYLIHHYKSGNRFDEHWSPIYSFCTPCSINYTLIAKVETFQRDTEYIIRQAGLESLLLNKLPNKKIRAISNRSTSDTRHLIPKYFGQIDAQTLDQILEIYEPDFELFGYNFTKYYELIDQN from the exons ATGAAGATCAGGATGAAATCCATCAGCATCATCACAATCAACAAAACCCCCAAGAAAACCATGAACCAAAGTGGAAGTCGCGGAAAACGTTCGGTGCTCAAGAGACGACTAATTGTCTGTCTCAAAGTCATCCTGGCCATTACAGTGTTCAGCCTCTATGTGGCCGTCTTGTTGCGTGAATCACTCCAGGCAATGGAAGAAGGCAAAGCCAGAATGACCTCACGAATAGCAAAAAATTCCCATCGAACAGCAAAAATACTCATTCATCATACCCTAAAAAGTACCACAAATCATTCAGTAGCAATTTCTCATCCAACAAAGCCCACCACACTCAATCCCATCTACGAGTACTCTGAGGAAGTTAATGCAGCAGCTGAGAAGGATTTTGCAGGCAGAAAGAATCACCTGTGGGACACGTGCATTCGACGGGGAATGGTGGGTGTTTATCCACCCAATGCATGGGAATTCTTCATTTCACCCGGACACGGATTGGCCTGGTGTAATGTCTTCAAGGCAGCCAGTAGCTCATGGATGTACTACTTCAATATTCTAG GTGGCTACAATTTGGCTTATCTGCAAAGGACAAAAACATCTCCATTGGAACTGGCACGTCAGCGATTTCCGCGTCCAACATTGCCAGAATTGGCAGACTCCCTGGCCAATTCAATATCCTTCCTCATTGTACGTGAACCATTTGAGAGGCTACTGTCGGCATACAGGAACAAAATTGAGGGTTTCCGCAACAAGTACTACAAAATTTTGGCAGAGCAAATTGTCAAGAAGTACCGCAAAACACCGAAAACAAAG GATTCATCTGGACCAACATTCAAAGAATTTCTCACCTATCTCATTCATCACTACAAATCCGGCAATCGTTTTGACGAGCACTGGAGCCCCATTTATAGTTTTTGCACCCCATGTAGCATCAATTACACCCTTATAGCCAAAGTAGAAACTTTTCAGCGTGATACCGAGTATATCATTAGACAGGCAGGATTAGAATCTCTTCTACTTAATAAATTACCCAATAAGAAAATACGTGCCATATCCAATCGTTCAACAAGTGACACACGTCACCTCATACCCAAATACTTTGGCCAAATTGATGCCCAAACCCTGGACCAAATACTTGAAATTTATGAACCAGACTTTGAACTCTTTGGATACAACTTCACCAAATACTACGAACTCATTGACCAGAATTAA